One window from the genome of Rhodobacteraceae bacterium S2214 encodes:
- a CDS encoding SUF system Fe-S cluster assembly protein, which translates to MTDASTPMEGAPLIAPSSTDHPLYDDIVMACKSVFDPEIPVNIYDLGLIYTIDIAEDNAVNVIMTLTAPGCPVAGEMPGWVADAIEPLPGVKHVDVEMTFEPQWGMDMMSDEARLELGFM; encoded by the coding sequence ATGACAGATGCAAGCACACCGATGGAAGGCGCGCCACTGATCGCGCCATCAAGCACGGATCACCCGTTGTATGATGACATCGTCATGGCCTGTAAGTCGGTGTTTGATCCCGAAATTCCAGTGAACATTTACGATCTGGGTCTGATTTACACGATCGATATCGCAGAAGATAACGCGGTTAACGTGATCATGACACTGACTGCACCGGGTTGCCCTGTAGCGGGTGAAATGCCGGGATGGGTCGCGGATGCAATCGAACCATTGCCCGGCGTGAAACACGTTGATGTGGAAATGACGTTCGAGCCGCAGTGGGGCATGGACATGATGTCTGACGAAGCGCGGCTTGAGCTTGGGTTTATGTAA
- the tgt gene encoding tRNA guanosine(34) transglycosylase Tgt — MTDRFSFSLNHTDGRARTGVISTPRGDIRTPAFMPVGTAATVKAMMPESVAATGADILLGNTYHLMLRPTAERIDRLGGLHKFMNWDKPILTDSGGFQVMSLADLRKMSEKGVQFQSHIDGSKHFLSPERSMEIQKLLGSDIVMCFDECPALPADRTRLNESMQMSMRWAQRSRDAFGDRPGHALFGIQQGGLEEDLREESAQALTDIGFDGYAVGGLAVGEGQEAMFDCLDFAPEQLPVDKPRYLMGVGKPDDIVGAVKRGIDMMDCVLPSRSGRTGQVFTRNGVVNIKNARHADDPRPLDEACTCPACTKYSRAYLHHVFRSQEMISGMLLTWHNLHYFQEIMQGMRDAIAAGTFAAWEADFHAGRAQGDIEPL, encoded by the coding sequence ATGACTGATCGTTTTTCATTTTCGCTGAACCACACTGATGGTCGCGCCCGTACGGGTGTGATTTCAACGCCGCGTGGTGACATCCGCACACCAGCCTTTATGCCAGTGGGCACTGCCGCCACTGTGAAGGCGATGATGCCCGAAAGTGTGGCCGCGACCGGCGCGGACATCCTGTTGGGCAATACGTACCATTTGATGCTGCGTCCAACTGCAGAACGGATCGACCGCCTTGGTGGCCTTCACAAGTTCATGAATTGGGACAAGCCGATCCTGACGGATAGTGGCGGTTTTCAGGTGATGAGCCTCGCCGATCTACGCAAGATGTCCGAGAAGGGCGTTCAGTTTCAGTCCCATATCGACGGGTCCAAACATTTCTTGTCGCCTGAGCGGTCAATGGAAATTCAGAAGCTTCTCGGTTCTGATATCGTCATGTGTTTTGACGAATGCCCCGCGCTACCTGCCGACCGGACAAGGCTCAACGAGTCCATGCAAATGTCAATGCGGTGGGCGCAGCGATCCCGCGATGCCTTTGGGGATCGGCCAGGACATGCGTTGTTTGGTATCCAGCAGGGTGGTCTTGAAGAAGACTTGCGCGAAGAAAGCGCGCAAGCGCTGACTGACATCGGGTTTGACGGCTATGCTGTGGGCGGTCTAGCTGTGGGCGAAGGCCAAGAGGCCATGTTCGACTGTCTTGATTTCGCGCCGGAACAGCTGCCTGTCGATAAGCCCCGCTATTTGATGGGCGTCGGCAAGCCCGACGATATCGTTGGGGCCGTGAAACGCGGGATCGATATGATGGATTGTGTGCTGCCGTCACGGTCAGGGCGCACGGGCCAAGTGTTTACGCGCAATGGCGTGGTCAATATCAAGAACGCGCGGCACGCAGATGATCCGCGTCCGCTGGATGAAGCCTGCACATGCCCCGCCTGTACGAAATATTCGCGTGCCTATCTGCATCATGTGTTCCGGTCGCAAGAAATGATCTCGGGCATGCTGCTGACGTGGCATAACCTGCATTACTTCCAAGAGATCATGCAGGGCATGCGCGACGCGATTGCGGCGGGAACCTTTGCGGCATGGGAGGCTGATTTCCACGCAGGCCGTGCGCAGGGCGACATCGAACCACTGTAA